Proteins from one Gasterosteus aculeatus chromosome 11, fGasAcu3.hap1.1, whole genome shotgun sequence genomic window:
- the nosip gene encoding nitric oxide synthase-interacting protein: MTRHGKNCTAGAVYTYHEKRKDTAASGYGTQSIRLGKDAIKDFDCCCLSLQTCQDPVMTPDGFLYEKQAILEYILHQKTETAKKLKAYEKQKQAQKSSSRLESKSEEREKVERFKTRENSIVSKPINPFTSGLNQGGETGRTDSSSAQSSSSSSSSSSSAASVASSSQSLPSFWIPSLTPQSKPTLLKKPSKTVLCPMSGRPIKMNELIPVRFTPLDPGLDRVALLTRQDRYVCAVTRDILGNSVPCAVLRPSGTVVTLECVEKLIKKDMMDPVSGDKLSDRDIIPMQRGGTGFSASGVDLRAKEARPVMQV; encoded by the exons ATGACTCGCCACGGAAAGAACTGCACGGCCGGAGCGGTGTACACGTACCACGAGAAGAGGAAGGATACCG CGGCGTCTGGTTACGGGACTCAGAGCATTCGGCTGGGCAAAGACGCCATCAAAGACTTTGACTGCTGCTGTCTGTCCCTGCAGACCTGTCAGGATCCTGTGATGAC TCCCGACGGATTCCTGTATGAAAAACAGGCCATTCTTGAATACATTTTGCACCAGAAAACCGAAACTGCCAAGAAACTGAAG GCTTATGAGAAGCAGAAGCAGGCGCAGAAGAGCAGCAGCCGACTGGAGTCCAAGtcagaagaaagagagaaagtggaGAGGTTTAAGACGCGGGAGAACAGCATTGTGTCCAAACCCATCAACCCATTCACATCCG GACTAAAccagggaggagagacgggccGGACAGACAGCAGCTCGGcacagtcctcctcctcctcctcttcctcctcctcctctgctgcttccgTGGCCTCATCCAGCCAGAGCCTGCCCAGCTTCTGGATCCCCTCTCTGACCCCACAGTCCAAGCCCACCCTGCTCAAGAAACCA agTAAGACCGTGTTGTGTCCCATGTCAGGAAGACCCATCAAGATGAATGAGCTCATCCCAGTGCGCTTCACCCCCCTGGACCCCGGCCTGGATCGAGTGGCCCTGCTCACCCGACAG GACAGGTATGTGTGCGCAGTGACCAGAGACATCCTGGGCAACAGTGTCCCCTGTGCCGTCCTGCGGCCCTC GGGGACCGTCGTCACTCTGGAGTGTGTGGAGAAGCTGATCAAGAAGGACATGATGGACCCCGTGTCCGGAGACAAACTGTCCGACAGGGACATCATTCCAATGCAGAGG GGCGGAACCGGCTTTTCTGCGTCTGGAGTCGACCTCCGCGCCAAAGAAGCGCGTCCAGTGATGCAAGTGTGA